The nucleotide sequence GTTGTTCAATTTGAACCAGTCTGCTTGTCTGCATACTCCCATCCGCTCCTTTGAATAAACGAAGTAATGACGCCGGGTAAATTTACCTTTAAAAAGAATGAATATTCTATTTATTACCTTCCTTTTATTCAGTTTAGCACAATCCCTTCAAATTCCCTTGCTACTAAAGGCGCAAAAAAGCGGCTCTCAACTAATCGTTTGAGAACCGCTTTTCCATTAGTTTTCGACGGTGCTTTTCACCGGTAAATCCTTGAACTCTTTTGCAATCCGTTCAAGTGCTTCCTGGATCAGCGGACGCGGCGACGGAATGCAGATTCGCTGATACAACAGGCCTTCTTCACCGAACATGCCGCCGTCTTCGAGGAGCACATTGGCTTTGTTGTAGATGCGGTCGTGGATTTCCTCCGCATTGATGCCATAGCCGCTGAAATCGAGCCATAAAACATACGTCCCTTCCGGAATATACACGTTCACTTGCGGCATTTCCTTCGCGAAAAAGTCTTTGACGTAATGCATCGTGCCGTCGATATACGCTTTCAGCTGCTCGAGCCAGTCTTCGCCTTCATTATAGACGGCGATCAAAGCCGCAACTGTAAATGGAGAAGGCAGCTGCATACCCATTTCAGTGGCGAACGTTGCACGCAAATCTTCATTTTGGATTATGACGTTCGTACAATGCAGACCCGCTACATTGAAGGTTTTATTGATGGCCGTCAAAGTGATCAAATTATCGGTATTGCCTGCGGCTTTTGCCATCGGGATGAACTTCTGGTCTTGGCGGATTAGGTCGCCGTGGATTTCGTCCGCCACAATCAAGACACCATGGCGCGCACAAATTTCCGCCATTTTGCGCAGTTCTTCTGTGGTAAAGACACGTCCCGTCGGATTATGCGGATGGCAAAGGATGAACATCTTCGTATTGTCATCTTTCGCTTTTTCTTCAAAATCCGCAAAATCGATGGTATAGTACTGGTCGTTTCCTGCCACAAGCGCGCTGTTGACAACGACCCGTTCGTTTCCTTCAATTGCACCGGTGAACGGCGGATAGACCGGCCGCTGGATCAAGATCCCGTCGCCAGGCTTCGTAAAGGCTTTGACCGCAACATTCAGCGCATGAACCGTGCCGGGGCTGAAAACGATGTCCTGCTTGCTCACTTTCCAGTCGTGGCGTTTCAGAAACCACGATTCGATCGCTTCGTAATATTCTTCCGGAAATACCGTGTAGCCGAAAATCCGGTGGTCCACGGTTTTATGTAAGGCATCCACCAAAGGCTGCGGCACCGGCAAGTCCATATCGGCTGTAAACAACGGAATTGTGTCTTCATCGTAGCGCTCAGTTAAGCCGAATTCTTTGATCAAGTCAGCGCCGTCCCACTTTAAGGAATACGTGCCTCGGCGGTTGATCATTTCATCAAAATTGTATTTCATGTCGCAACTCCCTTTCCTTCACTTCGTTAACTCTTGATTAGATATATATCTTTATTTATACCCGCTTTTAAATCCCTTAAGCCATGCTCTTCTGCTCTTATACTAAAGTACCTGCTAAAAAAACTCCTCTCAAACAGCTTATTTTTAAAATGAAAACAGCCTCCTTATATTCTTCAAGGTAAGCTGTTTTATGAAAAGTCATTCTTTGGTTTCTGTTGTAACCAGCTGCAGATTTCTCCAAAAAGATGCATGGAAATCCAGATTTCCAGTAATTCCGGCTTCCTCACACAATTGAGTGTATACTTGTTCGTTCCATATTTTTCGGCCGGTGTAATATTGCCGCTCGCTATTTCTGCCAAATTTCTTCTTAAACAAATATAATTTGTCATCCGGCTCCCTCGTTCTGCCTCCGCCGTGATGAATAAGTGTTATACCGTTTTCTTTTCCCCATAAGGCGAGTGCGTACTGTTGCACGTACGCAGGGGCCAGGTGATGAAACTCCTGAAGCGTACCAGTCAAATGGACATGAATCAAATGCTCCCATACAAAGTTTAAACTTCTTCCAATGACTTCCCCTTGATATGAAACTTCTATCAACACCAGATTTTCACCAAAAAGCTCGATGCATTTCTTAAAGTAATGCTCATCGTAATAATAGATGGATTCTGCTGAATTGCGTTTCATGGTGGAATGGTATATTTGGATAAACGGCTTTAAATCAGAAGGGTTTCTAATAACTTCGTATGTCACTCCTTCCTTGAGCGCATGCCGAATGTCCCTTCTGCAGGAAGCGGAATATTCATGCAAGATAGGATCATCGTAATCTGCAAGATTTGTCTGAATGGTGTTGCGGTTAAAATCCACTTGGTAACGTTCTTGAAAGTCCAATGCATTTTCAAAAATCGGATGAAAACGGACAAATTCGC is from Planococcus liqunii and encodes:
- a CDS encoding MalY/PatB family protein; translation: MKYNFDEMINRRGTYSLKWDGADLIKEFGLTERYDEDTIPLFTADMDLPVPQPLVDALHKTVDHRIFGYTVFPEEYYEAIESWFLKRHDWKVSKQDIVFSPGTVHALNVAVKAFTKPGDGILIQRPVYPPFTGAIEGNERVVVNSALVAGNDQYYTIDFADFEEKAKDDNTKMFILCHPHNPTGRVFTTEELRKMAEICARHGVLIVADEIHGDLIRQDQKFIPMAKAAGNTDNLITLTAINKTFNVAGLHCTNVIIQNEDLRATFATEMGMQLPSPFTVAALIAVYNEGEDWLEQLKAYIDGTMHYVKDFFAKEMPQVNVYIPEGTYVLWLDFSGYGINAEEIHDRIYNKANVLLEDGGMFGEEGLLYQRICIPSPRPLIQEALERIAKEFKDLPVKSTVEN
- a CDS encoding GNAT family N-acetyltransferase, with translation MLDLYFVENYGRLYEGIEGGTCEVFEFESPLGKVRHLFLKRKIPYMIQDEVFYDAVTPYGYGGPLVIQSFGDKEQLTAQFMNAFEEYCHQHKIVCEFVRFHPIFENALDFQERYQVDFNRNTIQTNLADYDDPILHEYSASCRRDIRHALKEGVTYEVIRNPSDLKPFIQIYHSTMKRNSAESIYYYDEHYFKKCIELFGENLVLIEVSYQGEVIGRSLNFVWEHLIHVHLTGTLQEFHHLAPAYVQQYALALWGKENGITLIHHGGGRTREPDDKLYLFKKKFGRNSERQYYTGRKIWNEQVYTQLCEEAGITGNLDFHASFWRNLQLVTTETKE